In Lolium rigidum isolate FL_2022 chromosome 7, APGP_CSIRO_Lrig_0.1, whole genome shotgun sequence, the DNA window AATCGAACATTCTTGGTTGCAACCCACGTGGAGCTGAAAAATTGTTAGTTAGAACATATGTGCAACTGAATATACTCAGCTACAACCCACTGGCAACTAGGAAAAATATCAGTTGGAACCCTTGTGTAACTAGAAATCTTTGTTGcaaaacatgttgcaaaacatacCTAACTCACATTAAAAACAATCAGTTGCAACATATGGGTAACTagtaaatctcagttgcaacctacCTAAGAAATTATGTTATAACCGATGCAATCCAATTGTCCATAACTTGATTGGTCGAAAATTAGGAAACAAAATAAACATAAAACATCATTTTGTTCATATTAACAAGTAGTACAACCTTTCATGTTGGTTATGCAAAAAAAAACTTGGAAAATGTAAGTAAAATGCGCATTATAGTGGTAtaacaaacaaaacaaacaagAAGAGTCAACACAAGCAAGGTTTGAATTAGTTTGCATTGCTGGTTTACCCTGATCACTCGTAAGGAGGAGCATGCGGAAATGTGAAGGTCATAGCTCTggtatgtttctttttcctgggcCGAGTTCCTGGTCTAAGGCGGACGCAGGTTAGCAATCCGTGTAGAACAACAACCCCAAAAAAGATCCACACGAATCTCCACATAAAGATCTAACGGTAATCTATCAATTCCGTTTAGAATATATACCCGTATCTAATAAAATTCAGTTGGAAATCTAGCAATTCCGTTTATAATATATATTCGTATCTAATAAAATTCAGACCCCGGTCTCCACTTCCCTTTCCTCCAAAGAACCGACATGCGCGCTGATTAGAACCTCTCTCGTCCCTGTCCCCAGCGCTCGTAACCGCACGAGAGGCAGCCGATCTCGCCGGTGATTGCTTTGCTCCCCTTCCTCTCCGATTGCTGTTCTAGCATCGCGAGGGGAAGGAGAGGCGTGGTTCTCTCTCTTGTGTGTGTTTAGGTTTTCAAGGTTCCTCTGTCAGTATCATGGTGGGACAGATGTTGGTGGTGCTTCTAGGAATAATGGTTTCCCAGTCCATGTCCCTGCTCGCTGGAGGTGTTGTTGACGCCGACGAGAGGCTTGTGGAGTCCAAGCAGTTGGAGTGGCTTAGATCTAGTGCCGCATCTTGGCGTGGCGCTAGGGATCGGCTACTCTTGTAGCGCGGCAGTTTTGACTACTGCGTGTTTGCGGAATATGGTGGGGGATACAGCTGCCTGAAGGGTGGAGTGGCGCTGGCCCCGAATCCGACGTTGAAGAGGCTCGGAGGGCTCCTCCGGCCAATGTTTCTTATCGGGCTAGATCTAGTCTTATGAGGCTGGTGGCTATCGCGACTCATCAACGCCTTATGATTAAGGGCTTTTTCAGCGCCAAAGAGCGGATCAACTGCTGGTACTCTTCTTCTCTCTCGGTGAAGGACGCGTGTGCTTGGTAGTTACGGTGATGGCAGTTTGCAGCAGTTTAACCGTTTATTTGCTCCTTGTGTCTTAGAAGGAGAGAGTATTTCGTAAAAAGGATAGCCACGGATTGGGGCCTTGGGGGACAAGTCCGTTGTCCTGATCCAGCAAGGCGGCGGCCCAACAAAACTCCATCGCCGTGCCCTACATTTCAGCCTCACCGCCGACGCCTCCCGACACCCCCGCCtttcgcgcgccgccgccatcgccgccggttCCCCCGTCCCAACTCGTCCCCGCTGTTTCCCCCTCCCCTGGGCCTCtcacgcgccgccgccaccccctccGCTCCCAACACCTCCGCCACTCACGCCTCCGCCGCCATCACCGCTCCCCGTTCTTCCTCTTCGGGACACCCCCTACCTGCTCTCTCGGCCCCGCTCCGCCCACAGTATTTGGCCACTGGTTTCGAGGTAAGAGCTTGTTTCTGTCCAGCGACTCTCCTAGTTAAATCCCACTAAGGGGTCCTTCACAAATTCTAGATCCGCGCGACCAATCCCAGGTTCAGCTCCGACTGCTGGTAGATGAACACGTATATCATCTTTGGGCCGTGGTAAAAGAGGGGCTTCtactcttcattgataaacagtgCCTATTCATTCTGCTATTGTAATGCTGCCTCTGCACTATAAGTGGCTTCCGTGCCAGCCTCTAATATGATTGTAGGGTAGATATTTCTGTTTGTTCACCTTGCTGGAGAATCGCCCCCTATTCATTTTGCTATTGTAATGCTGCAGCTATCAAGCAAAAGAGAGTGAGCAATGGACGTTCGCAGGGCAGAGTCTCCCCATCAGCATCTGATGGCAGGACCTGCTGCTCTAGACCCTCGGCGGGCTGAGGCCGCCAGCAAGCACGTCAGGGCGCTCAATACCCAGTTCGCAAGGTTGGCCTGCTATAGCTTGTCTTGTGTCATATCAATCGCATCGTCTGAAATATGGTGGTGCTGCATGAACAGTGCCCTGTCATGTTTATTGTTTCCTCTCTGATTGCTGAATATCTAGTCCTTAATCATTCCATAAAGGTTTCAAATAGTCAGTTATTGTCATATGCTCAAAAATCCTTATGTGGATACAGTTTTAGAAGTTACATTATCAGCATTCATGCTGCATATTTCCTGCTGAGACATGAGAAAAACTCATCTACATGTTTACTTTGAACAGCTGGGTACAACTGCAGTTGCAAAATCATCCAGCTGAACTTTGGGAGGATGGTATCAAAGATTACATATCACATGCTTCCGAAATCATGGTAAGCTTCACAGTCTTGTAAGGTACAGTGCTTAAGTAGACATATTATATCTTCCTGTCTCCACTGATCAAACGTATCACTACCACTATCAGTTTTGTTTTGTGCATGGCGTGCATGTTTGCTGGATTTGTGGATGTCAAGATTCCAGTAGGCAAAATATAATTTACTCCCTTGTTATGATTAGTTAAATAATATTATGGATTTTTGAACAAATAGATATCACCGGTGAGTCCCAATGTGGGGATGAACCTTGTTAGACCTCACTTAATCAAACTTCCATAGGCTCTTGTTTTCATTTGATTTGTTGGATCTCCTAAGTTTGTAGGTTGACTATGAAACTATACTAATCTGAAATCATGTCACGTGGGGAATACACTTTAGCAGGCACAAGCCCAAGCCAGCATCTGGACAGCCTGCAGCTTAGCAGCAGTTCGAATCGGAATAGTAGAGGCCCTCTTGGATCCTGAGGTGTATCAAGTCTGGATTGTACCAGATTGATATGCTCATATCAGATTAGGATTATAATTCTGTAGGTTTTATTTCCGTTGCTACGTTGTGTTGCAGTCTCCAAATATTTTGAGCTATAGGCTGTAtgtgattatcaagttattcTCGTCCCTGAACTCTATCTTCTCCTTCCCTGCTACGTGTTGCACGTTAAGCACCTACCAGTCGAGTGCTTGCTGTCCCTCAAACTCCTGCTGGGCACGGCTATGCCCTCTGAGCCAGGTTACAGCTCCTCAAGTCTGTCTGTAACTTATTAATCACTTGTCATGTCCACAAGTATGTAAAGCTATTTGTATTTTACCACCCTCTAGTTTACAAGAAGTAACGTTTTGGACATGTCTTAAGTCAAACTTTGAACACTTATTTAGATTGAGAACATGAAAATCATATACATAGATTTGCCTTGAGAAGTTTGTCTTTAATAATTTTTTAGGTCGTTATACATCTATTGCAATACAAAACAATTGTCAATGTTAGATTGTGAAGAATGTGTCAATGTGCAAAGCGTCACTTTTTCGTGAATTGGCGGTAGTATTGTTTAGTCAGCACATACTATTTTTGAACACATCACCTATTGGGTCATGGCTGCTGCTTAGTTGGCCTTTTGGCACTTTAAATGTCATGTCAACAGTGTGTCAGTCTCATAATGTCTTGATCTCATAACATTCTATCTCCTTAGGAAAAGTTCAAGGATGTTGTCAGTTGGCTTAGGCAAAATAAAGCAGGTGCGACAGCTGTTTCATCCCCAAGTCCAGCCAATGATGAGAAGACTACTTCACCAGCGACTGTCAATAGCAAGTTCGTGGTGCAGCCAGGATCAGACAATGGACAGAAGAGTCCAACTATAGGAGCCACCTCCCTTGCTTTTCAGAACTCAAGCTCACCAAATATGTTCTCATTCTCTTCTCAGAAGAAACCAGCAGCTGTTGGCGGTATCACTTTTTACCAGTTTATACCTTTATATGTCATATTGCATTTACGCTTGTTGTAATTTTTTCCAGACTTATTAACTAGATATTTATGTTAGTTCTCTCATAATGATGTGCAGGCATATTTGATAACAAGGACACGTCTCGCGACAGCAGCAAATCAACATTCCAGTTTGGCGGAAATAACGGCTTTTCATCACCAGCTACTCCGTCCATTTTCTCTTCTCCAGGCTCTCAGAGTTTTAGCATGCCAACCCCAACACTATTTTCAGTGAACCCACAACCAATTTTCACTGgtatttttctttccttttgtatGCCATTAGTGCTTTCTTATTATTTGTTGTTTCACACGTATAAGTGGCCAACACATGACATTTCCGATATCTGTATCTATGGCATTTATTTCGAATATTTGAATGGAATAATAAAGCCAGAACTGGTGTTATTGTCATTTTAGTGCCAAGGTTGTATGACTGATATATCGTCAACTCAGCCAAATTTACTGGGGCATGGTTGTTTGTGTTTCACACTTTCACTATTTTATTTATTTGTGGACCAATCATACTATTGTCAAATATTTATGTTCTGCCAAAGGACTGCATAACATAATATACTTTTgtgagtaatgacaaacaaatgcaTACAAAGCTAATATTAATAGATACATATCAAGTGCCCCAGAGTTATTCATGTTTGACGAAATATCGAATTACCATTTTCTATGCAATTCAGAAAAGAAAGCATCTATTGGCTTTAGGCATTCCTTGGTTTTTCCTAACACACTCCTCCCCATCCTATAAACTTAcatgtgaaactctgatgatgaAGACAATTTGATTATTCTATTGACGGCGAAATAAATAAGTGCTGTATTATGAGCCCTCTATGTCGATACAGTAACGAATTTTTCTTATTGTTGCTCTTTCAGGAAACAAAAATGCTGCTGAAGCTTCAGGTGATGCAGATGATGGTGAGTATCTATTGATTTGTTAAGTTATGGGGAAAGTCCAGTTTAGCACCCCACCCCCCATCATGACAATTAATTTTACACCCTCAGCTATAAAATGGTCCAACGAACACTGCCATCTCTTAAAATTAGTGCAAGTCAACCCTCAATGGCGTTTTGTTGTTGGTTTTGGCCTGCTGGCAGCAGGCATCATCTAACATTGCTAACTGTACCACATCTGGATCATCTCGTATCTCCCACACCCCCTGACTCATGGAATGCTCCAAAGAAGCAGTTCAAGATGTAGTTCATCATGCAAGACGGCAAGATTCTTTTTTGTCTTGATTGATCTAACAGCTAGGAATCTTGCCCCAGTCTCACATTCAACGAGATCATGGCTAATATAGCAGCGATTGAGTCCTTCCCAATATTAAAATTATAGTCTAGTTCATATGTCTAAAACTCCTCTTGCAAGACTGAGGTATTGAGGCCGACATGCTCGACTGCTGCAGCTGCTCTTCTGTTATTCTGTCAGGGTGGGGTATGAGCAGCGAATGAGGCAGTGTGTCATGACATGTAAAGCAGTGCTTTGGCATGACACAGGCTGGAGGCAGGAGTGCTGTTGCCTGTGGGCAGCAGCTGAAGTTGTCAAACCAGTGAGTTTGAGCCACTCAAGATGTTAACTTAACCTTTGACAGCTTTTAGATGCCACGTCAACCTGTATTCCCTG includes these proteins:
- the LOC124678834 gene encoding uncharacterized protein LOC124678834, whose protein sequence is MDVRRAESPHQHLMAGPAALDPRRAEAASKHVRALNTQFASWVQLQLQNHPAELWEDGIKDYISHASEIMEKFKDVVSWLRQNKAGATAVSSPSPANDEKTTSPATVNSKFVVQPGSDNGQKSPTIGATSLAFQNSSSPNMFSFSSQKKPAAVGGIFDNKDTSRDSSKSTFQFGGNNGFSSPATPSIFSSPGSQSFSMPTPTLFSVNPQPIFTGNKNAAEASGDADDDAEAEQPSSPSVKKAEEKGIVVVHEAKCKVYVKHEDATKGWKDIGLGQLSIRCKEGAEKATKESTPTVVIRNEVGKILLNALIYKGIKTTVQKNTVASIFHTSDAQSSEPDGGKVVARPYLFRLKNEEAATNLSAVIKENVPTD